The window ACGGGTGGGAGCACAGTTGCAGTGACCGTGCGCACGCCGGCACCTGTAGCGGCAACGGCATCACCTGAAGCAGGCGCGCTTGCAGGGGCATCGGTAAGCCCGACGCCACTTGAAGGCAATACGGTAAGGACAGAAACAGGAGAAGGTGAGGCGCCTGATCTCACCCAAGCGGCATTCTTCCTTGGCCTTACACCGCGTACGTGGGGAGTGTTAGCGGCAGTGATTTTGGTAGCACTCGCTGCATGGCGCTGGAACGCCTCGCGTCGGAATCGCTCGGGATTCTAGAGAGTGGTACTTATATCACTTCTTCGACTCCCGTCGCAGTCCCAGCGGGACTGCGCGGTCTCACTCGCCCTCGCTCGTATAAAAAGAGAGACGTTATGTCTCTCTTTTTATATACCCTGCCCGCTCGGGCTCCGAATGGTCTCAGAAGCGATATTACATACCACGGGTAGCGCAATGGTTAAATCCTAGCTTGCCTTTTTGGCTTGGCTTTGGTACGATATCCGAGCTTCGTATTCTCTCTATACTCCTATGGCAAAAGCACAGAAAATTGAATTACAGGCGAGCGCACGCACCCGAACAGGGGCTGCAGTTCGTCACATCCGCGCTGAGGGCATGATCCCCGCGGTTGTATATGGTCAGGGCATGGAGGCGCAGAGCATCCAAATGCCAGCAAAGGCATTTGACGGCGCTTTCAAAAAAGCAGGAGAGACGGCGGTCATCTACCTTTCTATTGATGGTTCAACAATCCCAACTGTAGTGAAGGATATCGCTCGTGACCCAGTCACCGATACAATCTCTCACGTTGATTTCCATAAAGTGCGTCTCGACCAAAAGATTCGCGCTAACGTGCCTGTGACTTTTGTGGGCGAGTCACCCGCAGTCGAAGATCTCAAGGCGGTGTTCGTTCGCGGTCTCAACGAAGTTGAGGTAGAGGCACTTCCTGAAGAGATGCCTCATGAGATTGCCGTTGATATCTCAGCTCTCAAGGCATTTGGCGACCAGATTCTTGTGAAGGATATTAAGCTTGAAAAGGCGGAGATCCGTGCCGAAGCAAACGAAATTTTGGCAACGGTACAGGAGCCGATCAGCCAAGAAGAGCTCGAAGCATCACTCGCTGAGCCAA of the Candidatus Paceibacterota bacterium genome contains:
- a CDS encoding 50S ribosomal protein L25, producing MAKAQKIELQASARTRTGAAVRHIRAEGMIPAVVYGQGMEAQSIQMPAKAFDGAFKKAGETAVIYLSIDGSTIPTVVKDIARDPVTDTISHVDFHKVRLDQKIRANVPVTFVGESPAVEDLKAVFVRGLNEVEVEALPEEMPHEIAVDISALKAFGDQILVKDIKLEKAEIRAEANEILATVQEPISQEELEASLAEPTTDVSAVEEIKREKEEGEEAVAEEGAAEEAPKEE